The genomic DNA cccatcagctcctctgATTGGACTGTTTCCAGCTTCGTGGACGAGGTGACGATGTCAGAGGGACAGAGACCCGTTAGCCGATGCTAAGCTAAGCCgccgcccacttcctgtttcagacgTGGGatccatctcttcttcctctgaagCTACAAAACCGGTTCTGCATCTGAATCCCGATCACTACAAGCCCCAGAATGCATCTGTAGCGCTACCTGGACTGATTGCTCCTCCCAGCCGGGGGTCCACCCCCGTTGCCCCGGGCGACGGCCCACCCGGTTGGTGCTTCATAACGCGCGTATACTCGTCACGGCGGTGCCTTCTGTTCCAGCGTTCTACCCGAGTTCCTTCAGTACCGACGCGACCGGAGCCCCACAGCCCCCCCACTCGGGGGGGGGTGTCCCACAGACGGTCTGTGGGTCTGTGGGGGTGTAAATACAGAACGTCCGGTCTGTGGAaccaataaaactgttttctgaATTTGACGTGTTTCCTGGGCAACGACAATCACATGATTATCAACATTTATTCTCttatttatgacatcatcaacatcagGTGTGAGGTCATCATCTGGGGGGGGTTCGAGTCCTCACACCTCCACAGGAAGTTCTGACCCGGCTCTCAGTCCTCCAGCTGAGACACCGTTAGTGTCCCGTTAGTGTCCCGTTAGCGTCCTTTGGGgtccgcccccctccctcagtggTCTGCTCCGACCCCCTCCACAGCGAGCCGGTGCTGGGCCCCCCCCTCGTTGGCCCGGGCCATCCTCTGCCGGACCTTCAGCTGCGCCAGGCGGTTCCGGTCCACCTGCCTCTTGACCAGGATGAACCCGATGACGCCCGAGGGCAGGCCGATCATCCTGGGGGGGGGAACACACCACCCACGGGTGGTCACGTGACCCATAAACAGCAGGTGGGCCTGACAAGACCAGTccaggggttaaaggtcactCACCAGGCGTAGGCGACCCTCGTCATGGGGTTCCTGGCCTTCCTCCTGGGGATGTATTCCGGGTCCTCCTGGGTCCCGCCTGGACGGGGCCCCCCCCGTGGATCCGTCCCGGAGCTGCACAGGGGGGCGGCAGGTGAGACCCGGAGACGCCCCCTCGCTGCCGGCCTGCAGCTCCCTGCAGGAAGGAAACGGTTAAATTCCTCCCGACGTCACgttaaaacaaggaaaaaaagtcACTATGACGTCATCTAGAACCCCCCAGTACCGACGCgacagtgggggggggtattttatTAACGTTTGTTCATTGAAAAcgtttaaaatgtttgtgttttacctTTAATCCACGTCCTGATCGCTCTGAGCGCCGCCATGTTGGTTGTGCCGCCTCTGCCGCGCATGCGCAGTGTGGCTCAGATGAGGTCCGGCCGTGCTGTCACCAGTTTGCTGCCGCCTAGTGGTCAGACCCGGTGTAGCGCGTCCCGGACATGAGGGTACACCACCGGGGTGCGTTCGGTTtgtttaaagtatttttctttcatctgtggAACTTTTCTTTGCGACTTCCTGCGTTTCTGTTATTCTTACTTGCAAAGGGCGCAGGAATtagtttattgatttatttcgGAATACTCCTCAATGACGTTATTATTACtctacgttcttgaaggatctgtaatcGTGATGCCCTCCTGTGGACAcagtgggtaactacaaaaacattgaaataaagttAGACCTTGATAGATTGACACGCTTCCAACATCCTCTAACCCAACACTCTCTTTTTATTACCTGCACTATTGGACTGGATTAACTTCTactttgtttgaaaatgtttgaaccttcTTCTTGATTTCGACCAGTGCATTTAACCCACAACTATAACACTTTTATACAAGAATCTAACAGGTTTTGACACTTTATGAATCTCCTCACTTCAAACTCCCTACACGTATTTGTTTgtacggtaacaatcgttcaaaaatgatgtaaaaatattaaaaactcgtcaccagtttttggtcgtacttttctcgtgaaattgtaTCAATACACTTCCTGTTAGtgtggtgcttttattttgaacgaccaccggacatgaacacatgttggtgacactgccctcctgtggtcaatggccgtattacacattttagttttactCTTCGTGTCcgaacccagacgaacaatcatctactttacctttaggaaactaacgagaagggaggggggaggggggctaatgctagttagcatttcaaacagttttatgattgtatacatttcaaatagtaaCACGTGTTAAACTCcattgctgataaaatattcagaaggtTCCTGATGGTAAATACGTTTGGTTCCCTCTTGTGGCCAAAGTGAGGAACTAcaaatgcttcattttcatttgtttcagatgtagcACGATGATAATGAGTCTGGgtgaaatattctaaataaaacttcctaaaaacattttaatgttactttatATATTCTTACTTTTGATGTGATTAAAGGTAACTTTATTAAGATGAacgaaacaaattaaatatttccttcaaaGTGCATGGGACGCTTTTGGTTTGATGTAAATAGAGAATTAACATTTCAACGTACCACATTCTTGATTTTGGGATAAGTTAAACCAACAACTAAAGGACTCCTGAGGTgaactcaaaaaccaaaaacaacacaaaaacacaaagacaaaaaacctctaaaatgaagaaaatacaagcaaaataagacatgtaTGCGTCATATCTGTTAAACTATTGATTTACATTATTGTACAAACTCTTTTCATAACttggaaaattaataaaaataccttgtgtaaaaaaaagaaatctgttaAACTATTCTGTGGAAAACTACACAGCAAAGTTATTTCGGAAGACGCGTCAATAATATTATTCGAAGTTCATGAAGAATCTGTAATCGTGATGCCCTCCTGTGGACATAGTGGGAAACTACAACAACACAGATAAAGTTAGACTATGTTAGATTATCAGTAGCttctggttcttcttcttctttcttcttctcctttgggcttttcccttcaggggtctccacagccaatcagtgtcctccatctaaccctgtcttctcatcctcttctctcacaccaactaccttcatgtcctctttcactacatccataaacctcctctttggtcttcctctaggcctcctgcctggcagttcagaactcagcatccttctaccaatatattcactatctctcctctggacatgtccaaaccatctcagtctggcctctctgactttatctccagaacctctaacatgtgctgtccctctgatgtactcattcctgatcctatccatcctggtcactcccagagagaacctcagcatcttcatctctgctacctccagctctgtctcctgtcttttcctcagtgacactgtctctagaccaaacaacatcgctggtctcaccacagttttgtacacctttcctttcattttagctgaaactcttctatcacacatcacacctgacactttcctccacccgtttcatcctgcctggacacgcttcttcacctcttttccacctactgcacgtccttcccatctctgtctctctgtcttgccaaccggtatagatcagtctctccctccttactgtccaacctagcatacaagtcatcatcagcttcttgtttggcctttgctacctctaccttcaccttacgctgcgtctccctgtactcctgtctcctctcctcagtcctctcagcgTCCCAGACATTAAATTCACGACCACCGTTCACTAGTTTGAGATCTGTGATCACATCTTGTTCTTATTTATTAGAGTGAGTCACACAATTTGCAGAAAATAATTTGCActaatttttttgtcagtgtagtttttattcaaatattagctgtttgtgtgtgtgtgtgtgtgtgtgtgtgtgtgtgtgtgtgtgtgtgtgtgtgtgtgtgtgtgtgtgtgtgtgtgtgtgtgaactaatAGTTCCAGATTTATTTATAACCCCCCCCACCGCTTTAAGGAGGACAGTATTTACTTAGATCCCCCCTTTTTGCTTCGTCtcagtctgacacacacacacacacacacacacacacacacacacacacacacacacacaccgacacccACACaccctcccgccccccccccctctatgtTTCACTTTCTCCTTGAGTCAGGGCTAAGTGACACCTACGCTCTGAATCCTCAGCaggtgcaccccccccccatgtcctCGACTGACCCACAGTCTCCACATTTTAGCGCTGTGCCAGCAGGAGCAAATCAGACACCAGCCCCCCCAaaccgacccccccaccccaatatGTCCTCTCCGTCCTGCATCCATTATTTTTAGCTGGAGCGTCTTAATATGGGAAAGATCCAGACGCCCccaaacccccaaacccccaaacccccaaaCCCACCATTTGCTGCAAAGCGGagcttagcacacacacacacacacacacacacacacacacacacacacacacacacacacacacacacacacacacacacacacacacacacacacacacacacacacacacacacactctcctttGTGTCTTCTGTCTGCGTGGACAGAATGAGTCCAGGTTAGTTCTCtactggccccgcccaccgacacaggtctgaacacacacacacacacacacacacacacacacacacacacacacacacacacacacacccaaagcCGTCACTCACACCTCTGTCAAACTTAGCCCAGCCCCTCCTCCACCCGGTGCCCCGCTGCCAGTTGCCCCCGTGGGGTTTTTAATAAGGTGGAGGCAGGAGTCGGTCTTGCTCTCTCCTGGGTGACGCGGGTTGGAACCGATTCTCCACACTTTGACTCgacttgtcttttcttttaccTTCTGAAGCGGTACCCCTCACCTGAACACCCCACAGAGGAGCCATGAAGTGGACCTGGGTGTTGCTGGCGGTCCTGCTGTCCCTGGGGGGGCTATCGCGGGCCAAGGACAGCCTGGACTTCCCGGAGTACGACGGGAAGGACCGCGTCCACGACCTCAACGCCAAGAACTACAAGTCTGTGATGAAGAAGTACGACGTGATGGTGGTGTACCACCACGACCACCCCGGCCCCGGCCGCGTCGCCCAGAGACAGTTTGAGATGGAGGAGTTGGCCCTGGAGGTGGGTGCAGAGGGGGATTGTGGGTAGACCAGGAGGTCGTCTGAGGCTCTGGTGGCGCTGAGTGAAGGCCATGCTCAGGTTCTAAATGATGCAgatgtggagtgtgtgtgtgtgtgtgtgtgtgggggggggggggtaggtgaTCTTAATGCGTTTCTTTATTGATGATGCGTTCAGaggtgattgattgatcagtGAGGTACCAGACGCCTCGTCAGCGTCAGAAAAGAGAGAAGCTGAGGTGATCAGAGATGGAGaaggttgagtgtgtgtgtgtgtgtgtgtgtgtgtgtgtgtgtgtgtgtgtgtgtgtgtgtgtcacctcgGATGCTCTGCCGTTTCATCacattcctcacacacacatgacatcaCCTCTCAGCAGAGCGCCTCCCGGTGTCTCATGTCGGTTCTTCTCAGAACTTCTCCTCAAACCTCTGCTtgaacacacctgtgtgtgtgtgtgtgtgtgtgtgtgtgtgtgtgtgtgtgtgtgtgtgtgtgagaccctcTGCACACCTGGAGCGTCAGGTGTCACCATGGAGATATTCATGCAGGGATGtgactggtttcagtctgaggCTCCCTGGCCTGGGGGGAACAGGAATAACCCGGATGACGCCGCTCGTCTTCACGTATCTTCATCGGTCCGGCTGATGGGGGGGCCGGCGCTGGGCTCCTGGCTCCAGAAGTGCCTGCTCAGCACCGGCCGGTGATTGACACCCCCAGTACTGTAACCGTCAGCGGATCCCGACGCCCCCGGGCATCGCTGCCACCTCGCCAAAATAGTCCCGGGGCGGCGGATCTGCTGCTGCTATATTTGTtctgctggtgggggggggcttgtGTTCCACCTCATGAACATTATTATCATTTACAtctgatcattttatttatggGGGGGAGACAACAGCAGAGAGACCTGAACGtgtcactgggggggggggggggtcacaggaaaccaggaggaggaggaaggcctcCGTGTTCTGGAGGAAGAAGCTTCTGCTTCTACACCATAgatggagcacacacacacacacacacacacacacacacacacacacacacacacacacacacacacacacacacacacacacacacacacacacacacacacacacacacacacacacacacacacatgttgtgtaCTTGGAAGAGCAGCAGATCTGATGGCCTGAAACCCCATCCCAGATACTGAAGATGCTTCAGCctgaagctgggggggggttcagcttCTCCAAAAGAAATGAGATCAGCCACAttactgagggggggggggggggcttctatTTACAGGACCAGCAGATATGATTTCATAATGTAACTGGAAATAAAACCTGACAGAAATGAAATGCGTTTATATTAACGTTGGGATCAGAAGTCTCCCAGATATATTCGTTCGTCGTTACATTAACGTTTTAAATGCATCGCAATAAATACAGCGGAAAAGACTCATCTGAGTCCTTCTCCGTTTATTTTCCTAACAGTTTATTTTCAAATCTCTGACTGGATCCTTTAACGTCTTCAGGGTTTATTTTAGACCACTTAAATGCCAAAAGGTTAAACATGGAGTCGAACCTGAAcccacaaaaacatttggattTTAACTCagcttttaaaacattaaagtaAAGGTTAACACGTTTACATTTGCATTATACATTTtaaagattattattataatttgaaCATCTTACCTCTTTGTTCCTGACAGTCTGAACGGCACAGGATTaccagaaaaaaatctaataaagtCTTAATGATAAATTTctccaaaaaataattttcaaaaatgtgcttgtatgagctttaatttgtataattctGACTAAATACAGATGTTTCCACACATAAAATGCAGAAGCAGGTGTTTGTTGATATGAGGctgacaggaaagaaaaagtcacatttatgATTTagtctcaaaatcctgaaagaTGACGTGGTTTTAAAGGGTTAATGTCTGAgacacgggtgtgtgtgtgtttgtgtgtgtgtgttttgccccccccaaacacactgGAACCACTTCCTGCATGCGGCCCCTCCATTGGTGGACACGTCCGTCCGTCAGGTTCGGGTTTCCTACAGAATTAGAAAGTGCCTCAGCAGCGCTCTGGGGACCGGGCTCGTATGGAGCGTAATGGAACGCGACCGCAGACGCGTGTTCACCtgaacgagtgtgtgtgtgtgtgtgtgtgtgtgtgtgtgtgtgtgtgtgtgtgtgtgttgcagctcGCAGCCCAGGTCCTGGATGACTTTGACGATGAAGACATCGGCGTCGGCCTCATCGACGCGAAGCTCGACAAAGTCGTGGCCAAGAAGTTGGGTGagtcgtgggtcacgggggggtggggggtcgctGGAGAACACCTGGGTTCAGGACTAACCCCCCGCTGCTGTTCCTTCCTCCAGGCCTGGAGGAGTCCGACAGCGTCTTCATCTTCACCGACGATGAGGTGATCGAGTACGACGGTGAATTTGCGGCGGACACGCTGGTGGAGTTCATCTACGATGTTCGTGAGGATGAAAAGCTCTAAACCAAACgtctggagcccccccccccccactgagcCTCACGAAGGCTCCTTCTCTTCTCCCCCCCGCAGCTCCTGGAGGACCCGGTGGAGATCATCGACAACAGCAGGGAGCTAAAAGGCTTTGAGAACgtggaggaggacatcaaacTGGTGGGCTACTTTAAGAGTCACAAGTCAGAACGTAAGAATCTGTAGACGGCATGAAAACCTGCTGCTTGCTTTCCAACACATTTCCTTTGCGTGTCGGCCCCGCCCGGGTGTAACCTTTGAGCTGCAGAGTGAAGACGTTTCAAACGGGCTGAATTAAAGATGGCCGCCGtgcgtctgattggctcatGGTCGCCTGTGACGTTTCAGACTTCGAGGCGTTCGCCGATGCCGCTGAAGAGTTCCATCCTCACATCTCCTTTTATGCCACCTTCAATCCCAAGGTGAGTAAGAACACGCCCAAAaagagtgggcggggcttaaaaaCGTGTCAAGCATGAGGAACGGGCTGGTTCTGTGCAGATGGGAAATAAAactgaggtcaaaggttaaagagAACAGAGATAGTGGGtaagaaaatcaaaacaactgctgaaagaggttaaagTGTTCCATGgcgaggggagggggaggagctagaACCAACATTAACgattattaataatgtcatcATCCAATCCTTCAGGGTTTTATTGGTTCCAGTGATCATTTTTAGAATTATTGTCTCAATAATTCATTTAAAGCTTATTAATTAAAATCTAACGTGGGCCGAGGAttgagccttgaggaactccacacCCGCTGATCAGgtagacaggtaggagagtacttggtgtgtcctcatggaaggaaagtagataaggagacttggtggtggaatgaggaggtacaggagtgtatacagagaaagaggttagccaagaggaagtgggacactgagaggactgaggagagtagacaggagtacagggagatgcagcgtaaggtgaaggtagaggtagcaaaggccaaacaagaagcttatgatgacttgtatgctaggttggacagtaaggagggagagactgatctataccggttggcaagacagagagacagagatgggaaggacgtgcagcaggttagggtgattaaggatagggatggaagtctattgacaggtgtcagtagtgtgatgggaagatggaaagagtactttgaagagttgatgaacgtggaaaatgagagagaacaaagactagaagaggtgactgttgtggaccaggatgtagcaaagattagtcaggataaagtgaggagggcattgaagaggatgaagagtggaaaggcagtcggtcctgatgatatacctgtagaggtatggaagtgtctaggagaggtggcggtagagtttctgactgggttgttcaacaggatcttagatagtgagaagatgcctgaggaatggaggagtagtgtgctggtgcccatttttaagaacaagggagatgtgcagagttgtggcaactacagaggaataaagctgatgagccatacaatgaagttatgggagagagtagtggaagctagactaagggcagaagtgaacatttgtgagcagcagtatggtttcatgccaaaacagagtactacagatgcagtatttgctttgaggatgttgatagagaagtacagagaaggccagagggagctgcattgtgtttttgtagatctggagaaagcttatgacagggtgtccagagaggaactgtggtattgtatgaggaagtctggagtggcagagaagtatgttagaacggtgcaggacatgtatgaggactgtaagacagtggtgaggtgtgtgtaggtgtgacagaggagttcaaggtggaggtgggactgcatcagggatcagctctgagccccttcttgttgctatggtgatggacaggctgacagacgaggttagacaggaatctccatggactatgatgtttgcagatgacattgtgatctgcagtgagagcagggaacaggtggaggagaagctagagaggtggaggtttgtcctggaaaggagaggaatgaaggttagccgcagtaagacagagtacatgtgtgtgaatgagagggacccaagtggaagagtgaggttacagggagaagagatcaagaaggtggaggatttgaagtacttagggtcaacagtccagagcaatggagagtgtggaaaagaggtgaagaagcgtgtccaggcaggatggaacgggtggaggaaagtgtcaggtgtgatgtgtgatagaagagtttcagctaaaatgaaaggaaaggtgtacaaaactgtggtgagaccagcgatgttgtttggtctagagacagtgtcactgaggaaaagacaggagacagagctggaggtagcagagatgaagatgctgaggttctctctgggagtgaccaggatggataggatcaggaatgagtccatcagagggacagcacatgttagaggttctggagataaagtcagagaggccagactgagatggtttggacatgtccagaggagagatagtgaatatattggtagaaggatgctgagttctgaactgccaggcaggaggcctagaggaagaccaaagaggaggtttatggatgtagtgaaagaggacatgaaggtagttggtgtgagagaagaggatgagaagacagggttagatggaggactctgattggctgtggagaccctgaagggaacaactgaaaaaagaagaagatatatatattatattacatacagtataatatacaTAGgttatattatatacagtatacaatttatacaaacacacaatatatGTATATCTttttatatacatgtacagtatatgtatcgtgtgtgtttatacacacacacacacatacatatatatacatatatacatatatatatacatatagatatatatgtgtgttagAGGTAAGACCTGGCCTGAATTttgggtcgggctcaaaatgtcaataattacatttgggTTGGACTCGGGCTCATCTTTCgctaactttttaaataaataaatattatgtatctcaaacgataTGTGGATGTTAAACCAATACCTTCATAAAATCAATAATTAAGGTAAAACAGAGAAGGTGCTGTCTGATAATTGCTATTCAATTACTAAACAAGAGGAGAGGACTTGAGCCTGAGTCCAAGCCCGACCCCGCCCgaatcaaaatgtcaataagtACGTTCAGGCTGtgttgggctttaatacccCCAGGGGCGGGGTGGGTCGGGTTGTTGGTTGTAACCCTCTGCTGGTTGTTGGTTCTAACCCTCTggtggttgttggttctaaCCCTCTGCTGGTTGTTGGTTCTAACCCTCTGCTGGTTGTTGGTTCTAACCCTCTGCTGGTTGTTGGTTCTAACCCTCTGCTGGTTGTTGGTTCTAACCCAATGCTGGTTGTTGGTTCTAACCCTCTGCTGGTTGTTGGTTCTAACCCTCTGCTGGTTGTTGGTTCTAACCCTCTGCTCGTTGTTGGTTCTAACCCTCTGCTGGTTGTTGGTTCTAACCCTCTggtggttgttggttctaaCCCTCTGCTGGTTGTTGGTTCTAACCCAATGCTGGTTGTTGGTTCTAACCCTCTGCTGGTTGTTGGTTCTAACCCTCTGCTGGTTGTTGGTTCTAACCCTCTGCTGGTTGTTGGTTCTAACCCTCTGCTGGTTGTTGGTTCTAACCCTCTGCTGGTTGCTGCAGGTGGCCAAAGCTCTGGAGCTGAAGCTCAATGAGGTGGACTTCTACGAACCCTTCATGGACGACCCTGTCCTCATCCCAGGGAAACCCTACACGGAGGCGGAGCTGGTGAAGTTCATCGAAGCAAATGACAGGTGAGGTGAAAGGTCACCCCTTGGGGTGAAAGGTCACCCTATGAGGTCAAAGCTCTCAGATCAGGAGTCTAAAATCTTTTCTTCTGTGCTTTTCAAGACCAACCCTGAGGAAGCTGCAGCCACACAACATGTACGAGATCTGGGTAAGAACCGGAACCTTTAACCCCAGAACCATGAAGGTTCTGGTCAGACTGAggcaccagaaccagaaccagaaccagacccgaGTCTCAGGCTGTCCCCCTTCTCCCTGCAGGACGACGATGTGAACGGAGAACATATCATCGCTTTTGCAGAGGAAGCCGACCCAGGTAGAGACCCGCTGTGTGACAGAACCAGAGGGGTTCTGCAGGTGAACCTCATCCGACCGCATCCGTCCTAACCTccatcatgcccccccccccccacagatgGTTTTGAGTTCCTGGAGATCCTGAAGCAGGTTGCCGAGGACAACACAGATAACCCCGACCTCAGCATCGTCTGGATCGACCCTGACGACTTCCCTCTGGTAgactgatgatggatgatggattgatgatggttggatgatggttggatgatggttggatgatggttgacctcctctcctgcagctcctgcccCACTGGGAGAAGACTTTTGGAATCGACCTGTCCTCCCCTCAGATCGGtgttgttgatgctgatgatgtgagtattgttcttcctcttctgggGTGGGGGCATTACGGGGGGTATTAGTTTGCGCCCTGGGGCTCACACACCC from Antennarius striatus isolate MH-2024 chromosome 18, ASM4005453v1, whole genome shotgun sequence includes the following:
- the si:ch73-71c20.5 gene encoding DUF4748 domain-containing protein; translated protein: MRGRGGTTNMAALRAIRTWIKGSCRPAARGRLRVSPAAPLCSSGTDPRGGPRPGGTQEDPEYIPRRKARNPMTRVAYAWMIGLPSGVIGFILVKRQVDRNRLAQLKVRQRMARANEGGAQHRLAVEGVGADH
- the LOC137612541 gene encoding calsequestrin-1-like is translated as MKWTWVLLAVLLSLGGLSRAKDSLDFPEYDGKDRVHDLNAKNYKSVMKKYDVMVVYHHDHPGPGRVAQRQFEMEELALELAAQVLDDFDDEDIGVGLIDAKLDKVVAKKLGLEESDSVFIFTDDEVIEYDGEFAADTLVEFIYDLLEDPVEIIDNSRELKGFENVEEDIKLVGYFKSHKSEHFEAFADAAEEFHPHISFYATFNPKVAKALELKLNEVDFYEPFMDDPVLIPGKPYTEAELVKFIEANDRPTLRKLQPHNMYEIWDDDVNGEHIIAFAEEADPDGFEFLEILKQVAEDNTDNPDLSIVWIDPDDFPLLLPHWEKTFGIDLSSPQIGVVDADDADSVWMDMDDGEDLPSVDELEDWIEDALSGEIDPDNDDDDDDDDDDDDDDDDDDDDDDDDDDDDDDDDDDDDDDDDDDDDDDDDDDDDDDDDDDDDDDDDDDDDDDDDDDDY